From the Flexistipes sp. genome, one window contains:
- the topA gene encoding type I DNA topoisomerase: MSNVKSNQSPQKKGKNLVIVESPAKARTIERYLGRDFTVMASVGHVRDLPKNELGVEIEDNFTPKYKTIKGKKKIIDALKSAAKEADKIYLATDPDREGEAIAWHIATALKTKADNTYRVQFNEITKQGVNEGIKEPGRINMNRVNAQQSRRILDRLVGYKVSPLLWKPLKYGLSAGRVQSVALRLICEREEEIEKFVPKEYWTLDGYFEKSAGAPESKGEAVKARLEKKNGKKIEIPDEKKVREILSDLENKEAKVTDVAKKELRQSPAAPFITSTLQQDANRKLGFTAKKTMMLAQQLYEGISLGNEGPVGLITYMRTDSTRVSSESVKQAKTFITKHFGEKFLGKGRSAKSQKKKAGTQDAHEAIRPTNVDKSPDNIKNFLTNDQYKLYKLIWDRFVASQMAPALFDQSTITITVGDYEFITKGKILKFPGFMKLYVESKENGENNEDSIIYDVTKDEKLEVKNYEEKQHFTSPPPRYSEARLVKTLEQKGIGRPSTYASIISTIIERNYVLLEEKKFRPTELGRIVNKLLISNFTNLFNAEFTAEMEKELDQVESGSKEWVELLNEFYKDFRKELDKAEDKFDADLTIDEKCPKCDKKLIIKYGKNGSFIACSGYPDCRFSCNFERDENGKIKLTDEKNGKSTGLKCEKCGSELVIKQSRYGEILACSAYPDCKNIKSFLRLNDGTLKVIEPGEKLEDKCPKCESELVVKSGKNGIFAACSSYPDCNYTANIKVDEDGNLKPQILKIDTVKCEKCDAEMVLKRSRRGSFFACPNYPDCKNTKAAVTNEDGLVTVKQKKAKSNTE; this comes from the coding sequence ATGTCAAATGTAAAATCAAATCAATCCCCACAAAAAAAGGGAAAAAATCTTGTTATTGTTGAATCTCCCGCCAAAGCTAGAACAATTGAGCGGTATCTTGGCAGGGATTTCACGGTAATGGCAAGTGTCGGACATGTAAGGGATCTGCCCAAAAATGAGTTGGGAGTTGAGATCGAAGATAACTTCACACCAAAATACAAAACAATAAAAGGCAAGAAAAAAATAATAGATGCACTGAAATCTGCAGCCAAAGAGGCGGATAAAATCTATCTTGCAACTGACCCGGACAGAGAAGGTGAAGCTATAGCCTGGCATATTGCTACCGCATTGAAAACAAAAGCGGATAATACATACCGTGTCCAGTTTAACGAAATTACAAAACAGGGAGTAAACGAAGGCATAAAAGAGCCCGGCAGAATTAATATGAACAGGGTGAATGCCCAGCAGTCCAGAAGAATTCTTGACAGGCTTGTCGGCTACAAGGTCAGCCCTCTTCTATGGAAACCTTTAAAATACGGTCTGTCTGCGGGAAGAGTCCAGTCCGTTGCCTTGAGACTGATATGCGAGCGTGAAGAGGAGATTGAAAAGTTTGTACCAAAGGAATACTGGACATTGGACGGATATTTTGAAAAATCCGCAGGCGCACCGGAGTCAAAAGGGGAAGCTGTAAAAGCACGGCTGGAAAAGAAAAACGGAAAGAAAATCGAAATACCTGATGAAAAAAAAGTAAGGGAAATTCTCAGTGACTTAGAAAACAAAGAAGCGAAAGTGACTGATGTCGCAAAAAAGGAACTCAGACAGTCCCCCGCTGCTCCTTTCATAACATCCACATTACAACAGGATGCCAACAGAAAACTGGGATTTACAGCTAAGAAAACCATGATGCTTGCCCAGCAGCTTTATGAAGGTATTTCTCTGGGCAATGAAGGGCCTGTGGGCCTGATCACTTATATGAGAACAGATTCCACAAGGGTATCTTCGGAATCTGTAAAGCAGGCTAAAACTTTTATCACAAAACACTTCGGTGAAAAATTTCTCGGCAAGGGGCGCTCTGCAAAATCACAAAAAAAGAAAGCGGGTACACAGGACGCTCATGAGGCAATCCGCCCGACGAATGTTGACAAATCACCTGATAATATTAAGAATTTTCTCACCAATGATCAGTACAAGCTTTATAAGCTTATATGGGATCGTTTTGTGGCAAGCCAGATGGCGCCGGCGCTATTTGATCAGAGCACCATTACCATTACCGTTGGCGATTACGAATTTATCACAAAAGGGAAAATACTTAAATTCCCAGGTTTTATGAAGCTGTATGTTGAATCCAAAGAAAACGGTGAGAATAACGAAGATTCTATTATATATGATGTTACAAAGGATGAAAAACTGGAAGTAAAAAACTATGAGGAAAAACAGCACTTCACGTCCCCTCCTCCGAGATATTCCGAAGCACGGCTTGTAAAAACTTTAGAACAAAAAGGTATAGGCCGCCCCAGTACATATGCATCGATAATTTCCACGATTATCGAAAGAAACTATGTTCTCCTTGAGGAAAAGAAATTCAGACCCACTGAATTGGGAAGAATTGTCAACAAGCTGTTGATTTCAAATTTCACAAATCTTTTCAATGCGGAATTTACGGCGGAAATGGAAAAAGAACTGGATCAGGTGGAATCCGGAAGCAAGGAATGGGTGGAACTGCTGAATGAATTTTATAAAGATTTCAGAAAAGAACTCGATAAGGCCGAAGATAAATTTGATGCAGATCTCACAATCGACGAAAAGTGTCCGAAATGCGACAAAAAGTTAATTATAAAATACGGTAAAAACGGCTCATTTATTGCCTGTTCCGGCTATCCTGACTGCAGATTTTCATGTAATTTTGAAAGGGATGAAAACGGTAAAATCAAACTGACCGATGAAAAAAACGGCAAATCCACAGGATTGAAGTGTGAAAAATGCGGAAGCGAACTTGTCATCAAGCAAAGCAGATACGGCGAAATACTGGCATGTTCGGCTTATCCTGATTGCAAAAATATAAAAAGTTTCCTTCGTTTAAATGATGGGACTCTGAAAGTAATAGAGCCCGGCGAGAAATTAGAGGACAAATGTCCCAAATGTGAATCCGAACTGGTTGTAAAAAGCGGCAAAAACGGTATATTTGCAGCCTGTAGTTCATACCCTGATTGCAACTATACTGCAAATATCAAAGTGGATGAAGATGGTAATTTAAAACCTCAGATACTTAAAATCGATACGGTTAAATGCGAAAAGTGTGATGCGGAAATGGTTTTAAAACGAAGCAGAAGAGGTTCTTTTTTCGCATGCCCCAACTACCCCGACTGCAAGAACACCAAAGCTGCCGTTACAAATGAAGACGGACTGGTTACTGTAAAACAGAAAAAAGCCAAGTCAAACACCGAATAA
- a CDS encoding DUF494 family protein, translated as MDKIVIALNLIIDYIDTDEIVSEKDITDYLQNTGFDDYEIRQTLSILNFGVYDSPKAMRIFTVPEKNKITEKALQYLQKLNMAGILDFITLDEIIDKSLESSDQKIDVEQIKQIALYTLLEKKSYIFKNDYERDEEDYYIQ; from the coding sequence ATGGATAAAATTGTTATAGCCTTAAATCTTATAATAGATTACATAGATACAGACGAAATAGTGAGTGAAAAGGATATTACCGACTATCTTCAGAATACAGGTTTTGATGATTATGAAATAAGACAGACTCTTTCCATATTGAATTTCGGTGTTTACGACTCCCCGAAAGCTATGCGTATTTTCACTGTACCTGAGAAAAACAAAATTACGGAAAAAGCTCTCCAGTATCTTCAGAAACTCAATATGGCGGGAATTCTGGATTTTATTACACTTGATGAAATCATCGACAAATCACTGGAATCCTCAGATCAGAAAATCGACGTGGAGCAGATAAAACAGATAGCTCTTTACACTCTGCTTGAAAAAAAATCCTACATATTTAAGAACGACTACGAAAGAGACGAAGAAGATTATTATATACAGTAA
- the dprA gene encoding DNA-processing protein DprA → MKLQNFDLIEQYLALKSIKGISDNSINSLVRKTGSLDGVFNMDSETLSNAGFSSSQIGSIKNYSVEKTFLKNELEKIRKYKIRMILREDDLYPALLKEINSPPAYLYTYGDISVLENPSIAVVGARKCSKSAKEFAFELSVELAEIGFNVVSGFAAGIDINAHLGAISKGHTTAVFGNGLLKVYPGYNKKYMKDILKNGCIISEFPLEEEPLAINFPKRNRIISGLSLGVIVVEASEKSGSLITARYAVENNREVFAVPAWPKNHNSATNKLLKNGAKLTENYMDVVEEFTRFLNFPKMVDNKDDDYNINFDSGEEKEIYNILKTEPLSIDEICMHSGKNAPTVITTLSGMELKGMVQYDMDGKYSVRRI, encoded by the coding sequence ATGAAACTGCAGAATTTTGATTTGATAGAGCAGTACCTCGCTTTAAAAAGTATCAAAGGTATCTCAGATAATTCAATAAATTCTCTTGTCAGGAAAACGGGCAGCCTTGATGGTGTTTTCAATATGGACTCAGAAACATTAAGCAATGCCGGTTTCAGCAGCAGTCAAATCGGCTCAATTAAGAACTACTCTGTAGAGAAAACATTTCTCAAAAATGAACTGGAAAAAATCAGAAAATATAAAATAAGAATGATTCTCCGGGAAGATGATCTTTATCCGGCTTTGTTAAAGGAAATAAATTCTCCTCCTGCTTATCTGTATACATACGGAGATATCAGTGTACTGGAGAATCCGTCCATTGCAGTTGTAGGGGCAAGGAAATGCAGTAAAAGCGCTAAAGAATTCGCATTTGAACTATCAGTTGAACTTGCGGAAATCGGATTTAATGTCGTAAGCGGTTTTGCTGCCGGTATAGATATCAATGCCCATCTCGGTGCAATTAGCAAAGGGCACACAACAGCCGTTTTTGGCAACGGTCTGTTAAAGGTTTATCCCGGCTACAACAAAAAGTATATGAAAGATATTCTGAAAAACGGCTGCATAATCTCCGAGTTTCCTCTTGAAGAGGAGCCTCTGGCAATCAATTTCCCAAAAAGAAACAGAATCATAAGCGGTTTGTCACTGGGAGTAATTGTAGTGGAAGCTTCGGAAAAAAGCGGCTCACTTATTACTGCACGCTATGCTGTTGAAAATAACAGAGAGGTATTTGCCGTACCGGCATGGCCGAAAAATCACAACAGCGCCACAAACAAACTCCTGAAAAACGGAGCAAAATTAACGGAAAATTATATGGATGTTGTGGAGGAGTTTACAAGATTCCTAAATTTTCCAAAAATGGTTGACAATAAAGATGATGACTATAATATTAATTTTGACTCGGGCGAAGAAAAGGAAATTTATAATATTTTAAAAACTGAACCGCTTTCAATAGACGAAATCTGCATGCATTCCGGTAAAAATGCTCCCACGGTAATCACTACTTTATCAGGGATGGAATTAAAAGGTATGGTTCAGTACGATATGGACGGCAAATACTCAGTCAGGAGGATTTAA